A section of the Engraulis encrasicolus isolate BLACKSEA-1 chromosome 8, IST_EnEncr_1.0, whole genome shotgun sequence genome encodes:
- the LOC134454724 gene encoding UDP-glucuronosyltransferase 2C1-like, whose protein sequence is MSHSTCQRLLSPALFFFLLLWAAILCRPCEGGRVLVVPMEGSHWVNMNLLIRALHSRGHSVTVLRSSRSWYVKEASPHYSSVTVAVSEGLDEDFAHPIIQRLIQAQRTNSSLLNFMGLHAEVFRAMEKAHQITCEMATNLFEDKDLVKRLNDSRFDLILTDPCIGTGIILAQHLRLPLVYNVRWVTSGEGHLAMAPSPLSYVPMTGMGFSHRMTFTERTKNMLFYLLNDLHHRLRLLPQYQAVCDRYLEPKVDFYELLQGADLWLMRVDFVFEFPRPTMPNVVYMGGFHCQPAAPLPAALQRFVQSAGDHGVIVMSLGTFVKELPADMTDAIAAAFAQLPQKVVWKHAAGRKQPPSSLGNNTLLVDWMPQNDLLGHPKVVLFVTHGGTNGIQEAIYHGVPVVGLPLYSDQYDNLVRIRERGAGIILPINLVDSSSFLHALREVLDKPRYRDNMRRLSRLHRDQPTKPLDSALFWIEHVMRHKGAAHLRTESYRLPWYSYRSVDMVMALLSAVFAMVLVAIALVVAVVAMVRRLRLTLRCRGVKSKSD, encoded by the exons ATGAGCCATTCCACCTGTCAGCGTCTTCTCTCCCCggccctcttcttcttccttctgctGTGGGCGGCCATTTTGTGTCGGCCGTGTGAGGGAGGCAGAGTGCTGGTGGTGCCCATGGAAGGAAGCCACTGGGTCAACATGAACCTGCTCATCCGGGCACTGCACTCA AGAGGTCACTCGGTGACGGTGCTTCGCTCCAGCAGGAGTTGGTACGTGAAGGAGGCGTCCCCACACTACAGCTCTGTCACGGTGGCCGTGAGCGAGGGCCTGGACGAGGACTTTGCTCACCCCATCATCCAACGCCTCATCCAGGCCCAGCGCACCAACAGCTCCCTACTCAACTTCATGGGGCTCCATGCTGAG GTCTTCAGGGCCATGGAGAAGGCCCATCAGATCACCTGTGAAATGGCCACCAACCTGTTCGAGGACAAGGACTTGGTGAAGAGACTAAACGACAGCCGGTTCGATCTGATCTTGACCGACCCTTGCATCGGCACCGGGATAATCCTGGCCCAACACCTTCGTCTGCCGCTGGTGTACAACGTGAg GTGGGTGACGAGTGGTGAGGGCCACCTGGCCATGGCTCCCTCGCCGCTCTCCTACGTGCCCATGACGGGGATGGGCTTCTCCCACCGCATGACCTTCACGGAGCGCACCAAGAACATGCTCTTCTACCTGCTCAACGACCTTCACCACCGCCTCAGGCTGTTGCCCCAGTACCAGGCCGTCTGCGATCGCTACCTAGAGCCAAAG GTTGACTTCTACGAGCTGCTACAGGGTGCTGACCTCTGGCTGATGAGGGTGGACTTTGTGTTTGAGTTTCCTCGTCCGACGATGCCGAACGTGGTCTACATGGGCGGCTTCCACTGCCAGCCCGCCGCGCCCCTTCCCGCCGCCCTCCAGCGCTTCGTCCAGAGCGCGGGGGACCACGGCGTCATCGTCATGTCCCTCGGAACCTTCGTCAAAGAGCTCCCGGCGGACATGACGGACGCCATCGCCGCCGCTTTCGCCCAGCTGCCGCAGAAGGTCGTGTGGAAGCACGCGGCGGGCCGCAAGCAGCCGCCCTCGTCGCTAGGCAACAACACCCTTCTGGTCGACTGGATGCCGCAGAACGACCTTCTGGGCCACCCGAAGGTCGTGCTTTTCGTGACGCACGGCGGGACCAATGGGATCCAAGAGGCCATTTACCATGGAGTTCCGGTGGTAGGACTCCCTCTCTACTCCGACCAGTACGATAACCTGGTGCGGATTCGGGAGCGCGGCGCGGGAATCATCCTGCCCATCAACCTGGTGGATAGCAGCAGCTTCCTCCACGCTTTGCGTGAG GTGCTGGACAAGCCACGTTACCGCGACAACATGAGGAGGCTATCCAGGCTACATCGAGACCAGCCCACCAAGCCCCTGGACAGCGCCCTCTTCTGGATCGAACACGTCATGAGACACAAGGGGGCCGCCCACTTGCGGACAGAGTCCTACAGGTTACCATGGTACTCGTACCGCTCGGTTGACATGGTGATGGCTCTGCTGAGTGCTGTGTTCGCGATGGTGTTGGTTGCTATAGCGTTGGTGGTTGCTGTGGTTGCTATGGTGAGACGCTTGCGTCTGACACTCCGCTGCAGAGGTGTAAAGTCGAAAAGCGACTGA